One Ignavibacterium album JCM 16511 genomic region harbors:
- the cas9 gene encoding type II CRISPR RNA-guided endonuclease Cas9 (Cas9, originally named Csn1, is the large, multifunctional signature protein of type II CRISPR/Cas systems. It is well known even to general audiences because its RNA-guided endonuclease activity has made it a popular tool for custom editing of eukaryotic genomes.) codes for MEFKKVLGLDIGTNSIGCALLSLPKSIQDYGKGGRLEWLTSRVIPLDADYMKAFIDGKNGLPQVITPAGKRRQKRGSRRLKHRYKLRRSRLIRVFKTLNWLPEDFPLDNPKRIKETISTEGKFSFRISDYVPISDESYREFYREFGYPENEIEQVIEEINFRRKTKGKNKNPMIKLLPEDWVVYYLRKKALIKPTTKEELIRIIYLFNQRRGFKSSRKDLTETAILDYDEFAKRLAEKEKYSAENYETKFVSITKVKEVVELKTDGRKGKKRFKVILEDSRIEPYEIERKEKPDWEGKEYTFLVTQKLEKGKFKQNKPDLPKEEDWALCTTALDNRMGSKHPGEFFFDELLKAFKEKRGYKIRQYPVNRWRYKKELEFIWTKQCQLNPELNNLNINKEILRKLATVLYPSQSKFFGPKIKEFENSDVLHIISEDIIYYQRDLKSQKSLISECRYEKRKGIDGEIYGLKCIPKSSPLYQEFRIWQDIHNIKVIRKESEVNGKKKINIDETQLYINENIKEKLFELFNSKDSLSEKDILELISLNIINSGIKISKKEEETTHRINLFANRKELKGNETKSRYRKVFKKLGFDGEYILNHPSKLNRLWHSDYSNDYADKEKTEKSILSSLGWKNRNGKWEKSKNYDVFNLPLEVAKAIANLPPLKKEYGSYSALAIRKMLVVMRDGKYWQHPDQIAKDQENTSLMLFDKNLIQLTNNQRKVLNKYLLTLAEVQKRSTLIKQKLNEIEHNPYKLELVSDQDLEKQVLKSFLEKKNESDYLKGLKTYQAGYLIYGKHSEKDVPIVNSPDELGEYIRKKLPNNSLRNPIVEQVIRETIFIVRDVWKSFGIIDEIHIELGRELKNNSEERKKTSESQEKNFQEKERARKLLKELLNSSNFEHYDENGNKIFSSFTVNPNPDSPLDIEKFRIWKNQSGLTDEELNKKLKDEKIPTEIEVKKYILWLTQKCRSPYTGKIIPLSKLFDSNVYEIEHIIPRSKMKNDSTNNLVICELGVNKAKGDRLAANFISESNGKCKFGEVEYTLLKYGDYLQYCKDTFKYQKAKYKNLLATEPPEDFIERQINDTRYIGRKLAELLTPVVKDSKNIIFTIGSITSELKITWGLNGVWKDILRPRFKRLESIINKKLIFQDEDDPNKYHFDLSINPQLDKEGLKRLDHRHHALDATIIAATTREHVRYLNSLNAADNDEEKREYFLSLCNHKIRDFKLPWENFTSEVKSKLLSCVVSYKESKPILSDPFNKYLKWEYKNGKWQKVFAIQIKNDRWKAVRRSMFKEPIGTVWIKKIKEVSLKEAIKIQAIWEEVKNDPVRKKKEKYIYDDYAQKVIAKIVQELGLSSSMRKQDDEKLNKFINEAKVSAGVNKNLNTTNKTIYNLEGRFYEKIKVAEYVLYKAKRMPLNKKEYIEKLSLQKMFNDLPNFILEKSILDNYPEILKELESDNKYIIEPHKKNNPVNRLLLEHILEYHNNPKEAFSTEGLEKLNKKAINKIGKPIKYITRLDGDINEEEIFRGAVFETDKGSNVYFVMYENNQTKDREFLKPNPSISVLKAIEHKNKIDFFAPNRLGFSRIILSPGDLVYVPTNDQYVLIKDNSSNETIINWDDNEFISNRIYQVKKFTGNSCYFLKNDIASLILSYSASNGVGEFGSQNISEYSVDDPPIRIKDVCIKIRVDRLGNVRPL; via the coding sequence ATGGAATTCAAAAAAGTCCTTGGGCTTGATATTGGAACAAATTCTATAGGTTGCGCATTATTAAGTCTTCCAAAATCCATTCAAGATTATGGTAAAGGTGGAAGATTAGAATGGCTTACAAGTCGTGTTATACCATTAGATGCGGATTATATGAAAGCTTTCATTGATGGTAAGAATGGTCTACCTCAAGTAATTACACCAGCTGGTAAGCGAAGACAAAAACGCGGGTCAAGAAGGTTAAAGCACAGGTATAAATTGCGTAGGTCCAGATTGATAAGAGTCTTCAAAACCCTTAACTGGCTTCCTGAGGATTTTCCTCTTGACAATCCAAAACGAATAAAGGAAACAATATCTACTGAAGGGAAATTTAGTTTTAGAATAAGCGACTATGTCCCAATTTCAGATGAAAGTTATAGGGAATTTTATAGAGAATTCGGTTATCCTGAAAATGAAATCGAACAAGTAATTGAAGAAATTAATTTTCGAAGAAAAACAAAAGGTAAAAACAAAAATCCAATGATTAAGCTTCTTCCCGAGGATTGGGTAGTCTATTATTTACGTAAAAAAGCTTTAATAAAACCAACCACTAAAGAAGAGCTAATAAGAATCATTTATCTTTTTAATCAGCGAAGAGGATTTAAAAGTAGCAGGAAAGACCTAACAGAAACAGCCATTTTGGACTATGATGAATTTGCAAAGAGATTGGCTGAAAAAGAAAAATATTCGGCTGAAAATTATGAAACCAAATTTGTTTCAATAACAAAGGTTAAAGAAGTAGTTGAACTTAAAACTGATGGCAGAAAGGGTAAAAAAAGATTCAAGGTGATATTAGAAGACTCTAGAATTGAGCCCTATGAAATTGAGAGAAAAGAAAAACCTGACTGGGAAGGAAAAGAATATACTTTCTTAGTTACACAGAAATTAGAAAAAGGAAAATTTAAACAAAATAAACCCGATCTTCCAAAAGAGGAAGATTGGGCGCTGTGCACAACGGCGCTTGATAATAGAATGGGGAGTAAACATCCTGGAGAATTTTTTTTCGATGAATTATTAAAAGCTTTTAAAGAAAAAAGAGGTTATAAAATTCGTCAATATCCCGTCAATCGCTGGCGTTACAAAAAAGAACTCGAATTTATCTGGACCAAACAATGTCAGTTAAATCCTGAGTTAAATAATTTAAATATCAATAAAGAGATTCTTAGAAAATTAGCTACAGTGCTATATCCATCTCAGAGTAAATTTTTCGGACCTAAAATAAAAGAATTTGAAAATAGTGATGTGCTACATATAATCAGTGAAGATATTATTTACTATCAACGTGATCTCAAATCTCAAAAATCTTTGATTAGCGAGTGTCGGTATGAAAAAAGAAAAGGAATTGATGGTGAGATTTATGGCCTAAAGTGCATTCCCAAATCTTCACCTCTTTATCAAGAATTCAGGATTTGGCAAGATATACACAACATCAAAGTAATAAGGAAAGAAAGTGAAGTTAATGGTAAAAAGAAAATTAATATTGATGAAACACAACTTTACATAAATGAAAATATTAAAGAAAAACTTTTTGAATTATTTAATAGTAAGGATAGCCTAAGTGAAAAGGACATTTTAGAACTAATAAGTCTGAATATAATTAATAGTGGAATTAAAATTAGTAAAAAAGAAGAAGAAACAACTCATAGAATAAATTTATTCGCTAATCGAAAAGAACTTAAAGGAAATGAGACCAAAAGCAGATATAGAAAAGTATTTAAAAAACTTGGTTTCGACGGCGAATATATACTCAATCATCCATCAAAATTAAATAGACTTTGGCATAGTGATTATTCAAATGATTATGCAGATAAGGAAAAAACCGAGAAAAGCATCTTAAGTTCATTGGGTTGGAAAAATCGTAATGGTAAATGGGAAAAATCAAAAAATTATGATGTCTTTAATTTGCCTCTGGAGGTTGCAAAAGCAATTGCTAATCTTCCCCCATTGAAAAAAGAATATGGTTCGTATTCAGCTTTAGCCATCAGGAAAATGTTGGTAGTCATGAGAGATGGAAAATATTGGCAACATCCTGATCAAATTGCTAAAGATCAAGAAAATACCTCTTTAATGTTATTTGATAAAAACCTCATTCAACTAACTAATAATCAAAGAAAAGTTCTTAATAAATATTTGCTAACTTTAGCAGAAGTACAAAAAAGATCTACATTAATAAAGCAAAAACTCAACGAGATTGAACATAATCCATATAAGCTAGAATTAGTTTCTGATCAAGATTTAGAAAAACAAGTGCTTAAAAGTTTTTTGGAGAAAAAGAATGAATCTGACTATTTAAAGGGATTAAAAACTTATCAAGCTGGTTATTTGATTTATGGAAAACACTCAGAGAAAGATGTTCCTATCGTTAATTCTCCTGATGAATTGGGTGAATATATTAGGAAAAAATTACCTAATAACAGCCTGCGTAATCCAATTGTTGAACAAGTGATTCGCGAAACTATTTTTATTGTCAGAGACGTTTGGAAAAGTTTTGGAATAATTGATGAAATTCATATCGAATTAGGAAGGGAGCTCAAAAATAACTCCGAAGAGAGAAAGAAAACTTCAGAGTCTCAGGAGAAGAATTTTCAAGAAAAGGAAAGAGCCCGCAAACTACTAAAAGAACTTCTCAACAGTTCAAATTTTGAACATTATGATGAAAATGGGAATAAGATTTTTTCTTCATTTACAGTGAACCCAAATCCAGATAGCCCTCTTGATATTGAAAAATTCAGAATCTGGAAAAATCAATCTGGACTAACAGATGAAGAACTGAATAAAAAACTTAAAGACGAAAAAATCCCTACTGAAATAGAAGTTAAAAAATATATTTTATGGTTAACTCAAAAATGTCGTTCGCCATACACTGGTAAAATTATTCCTCTTAGCAAGTTATTTGATTCTAATGTTTATGAAATCGAACATATTATTCCTCGATCTAAAATGAAGAATGATTCAACGAATAATCTTGTCATATGTGAGTTGGGTGTTAATAAAGCTAAAGGAGACAGATTGGCAGCAAATTTTATTTCAGAAAGCAATGGAAAATGTAAATTTGGAGAAGTAGAATACACATTACTAAAATACGGAGATTATCTGCAGTACTGCAAAGATACATTTAAGTATCAAAAAGCAAAGTATAAAAATTTATTAGCTACTGAACCCCCAGAAGATTTTATTGAACGACAAATTAATGATACCAGATATATTGGCCGCAAATTGGCTGAGCTATTAACTCCAGTAGTAAAAGATTCTAAAAACATTATTTTTACTATAGGAAGTATTACATCAGAACTTAAAATAACTTGGGGGTTAAATGGGGTATGGAAAGATATATTAAGACCAAGATTCAAGCGGTTGGAAAGTATTATAAATAAAAAACTTATTTTCCAAGACGAAGATGATCCAAATAAATATCATTTCGATTTATCTATAAACCCTCAACTTGATAAAGAAGGCTTAAAACGACTGGACCATCGTCATCACGCTCTTGATGCTACGATCATAGCTGCTACTACTCGTGAGCATGTTCGATATTTAAATTCTCTTAATGCAGCAGATAATGATGAAGAAAAGAGGGAATATTTTTTATCTTTATGTAATCATAAAATTCGCGATTTTAAGCTTCCTTGGGAGAATTTCACTTCTGAAGTTAAGAGTAAATTATTATCCTGCGTTGTCTCATACAAGGAATCGAAGCCAATCCTTTCAGACCCTTTTAATAAATATTTAAAATGGGAGTATAAAAATGGTAAATGGCAAAAGGTATTTGCAATTCAAATTAAAAATGATAGATGGAAAGCAGTAAGAAGATCTATGTTCAAAGAACCTATTGGAACAGTCTGGATTAAAAAAATTAAAGAGGTAAGTTTAAAAGAAGCAATTAAGATTCAGGCTATTTGGGAGGAAGTTAAAAATGATCCTGTTCGTAAAAAGAAAGAAAAATATATTTATGATGATTACGCTCAAAAGGTAATAGCAAAAATTGTTCAAGAATTGGGATTAAGTAGTTCTATGAGAAAACAAGACGATGAAAAATTAAATAAATTTATAAATGAAGCTAAAGTTTCAGCTGGTGTTAATAAAAATTTGAATACTACCAATAAAACAATTTACAATCTTGAGGGTAGATTTTATGAGAAAATAAAAGTTGCAGAATATGTTCTTTACAAGGCCAAGCGTATGCCCTTGAACAAAAAAGAATATATAGAAAAGCTATCTCTACAGAAAATGTTTAATGATTTACCAAATTTTATCCTTGAGAAATCCATTTTAGATAATTATCCAGAAATCCTTAAAGAACTAGAGTCGGATAATAAATATATAATAGAACCTCATAAAAAGAATAATCCGGTTAACCGTTTATTACTTGAGCATATTCTTGAATACCATAATAATCCTAAAGAGGCTTTCAGCACGGAGGGCCTTGAAAAGCTAAACAAAAAAGCTATCAATAAAATTGGTAAACCTATAAAATATATAACTCGGTTAGATGGGGACATAAATGAAGAAGAAATCTTCAGAGGCGCTGTATTTGAAACAGATAAAGGAAGTAATGTATATTTTGTTATGTATGAGAATAATCAAACAAAAGATCGTGAATTCTTAAAACCAAATCCTTCAATATCAGTTTTAAAAGCAATAGAACATAAAAATAAAATTGATTTTTTTGCGCCAAATCGTTTGGGCTTTTCTAGAATTATTTTATCACCAGGCGATTTAGTTTATGTTCCCACAAATGATCAATATGTTCTTATCAAAGACAACTCTTCAAATGAAACAATAATCAACTGGGATGATAATGAGTTTATCTCAAATAGAATTTATCAGGTCAAAAAGTTTACCGGAAACTCGTGTTATTTTCTAAAGAATGATATAGCAAGTTTAATTCTTTCTTATTCAGCAAGTAATGGTGTTGGTGAATTTGGAAGCCAAAATATAAGTGAATACTCGGTAGACGATCCACCAATTAGAATCAAAGATGTTTGTATTAAAATTAGAGTTGATAGATTAGGAAATGTTAGACCGTTGTAA